From a single Streptomyces sp. 1331.2 genomic region:
- a CDS encoding LacI family DNA-binding transcriptional regulator yields MGTENAGTEQRQPVMADVAKLAGVSHQTVSRVLNGAPHVRPDTRDRVLAAIRELDYRPNSAARALVTRRSQTLGVVSFESTLYGPASMLDGIEQAARSAGYFVSVSSLRSLDGRSVQEAVDRLRDQGVEGVVVIAPQTSSVSAVARLSSSVPVVAVGSGNQSQVPMVSVSNRFGAGEATGHLLDLGHRTVHHVAGPANWLESQDREEGWRRTLLAAGAPVPEVQRGDWSARSGYQAGLRLLELRDVTAVFCANDHMALGLLRALNEARRSVPEEISVVGFDDIPEAAYFTPPLTTMRQDFAELGRRALEMLVGALEGTAPSPAHVQITPEMVLRRSAAPVSGR; encoded by the coding sequence GTGGGAACCGAGAACGCCGGGACGGAACAGCGCCAGCCAGTGATGGCGGACGTGGCGAAACTGGCGGGGGTGTCCCATCAGACGGTGTCCCGGGTGCTCAACGGCGCCCCGCACGTCCGGCCGGACACCAGGGACCGGGTGCTGGCCGCCATCCGGGAGCTGGACTACCGGCCCAACTCCGCCGCCCGGGCCCTGGTCACCCGCCGCTCGCAGACCCTCGGCGTGGTCAGCTTCGAGTCGACGCTCTACGGGCCGGCCTCGATGCTGGACGGCATCGAACAGGCCGCGCGCAGCGCCGGGTACTTCGTGAGCGTGTCCAGTCTGCGTTCGCTGGACGGCCGTTCGGTCCAGGAGGCCGTCGACCGGCTGCGCGACCAGGGGGTGGAGGGCGTCGTGGTGATCGCGCCGCAGACCTCCTCCGTCAGCGCGGTGGCCCGGCTCTCCAGCTCGGTGCCGGTGGTCGCGGTCGGCTCGGGCAACCAGAGCCAGGTGCCCATGGTGTCGGTGAGCAACCGCTTCGGTGCCGGAGAGGCCACCGGGCACCTGCTCGACCTGGGCCACCGCACCGTGCACCACGTGGCCGGGCCGGCCAACTGGCTGGAGAGCCAGGACCGCGAGGAAGGGTGGCGCCGCACGCTGCTGGCGGCCGGAGCCCCCGTGCCGGAGGTGCAGCGCGGCGACTGGAGCGCTCGCTCGGGCTACCAGGCGGGGCTGCGGCTGCTGGAACTGCGCGACGTCACCGCCGTGTTCTGCGCCAACGACCACATGGCGCTCGGGCTGCTGCGCGCCCTGAACGAGGCCCGCCGGTCGGTCCCGGAGGAGATCAGCGTGGTCGGTTTCGACGACATCCCGGAGGCCGCCTACTTCACTCCGCCGCTGACCACCATGCGGCAGGACTTCGCCGAACTCGGCCGACGGGCCCTGGAGATGCTCGTCGGGGCGCTGGAGGGCACTGCGCCCTCCCCGGCCCATGTGCAGATCACTCCGGAGATGGTGCTGCGGCGCAGCGCGGCCCCCGTCTCCGGGCGTTGA
- a CDS encoding ribulokinase has product MTVNPAAPEPDRYVVGIDFGTLSGRAVVVRVRDGEEVGTAVHDYPHAVIERSLPGTGRPLPPDWALQHPGDWREVLRTAVPAAVAAAGVDPAQVIGIATDFTACTVLPVLADGTPLAETPAWATRPHAWPKLWKHHAAQGQADRINALAHARGEKWISRYGGRISAEWQYAKALQVLEEDPAVYAATARWIEAADWIVWQLTGAESRNTCTAGYKGIHQDGSYPSEDYLAALHPDFADFARTRLEHPLSPLGSRVGSLTAQAAEWTGLPEGIAVAAGNVDAHVAAPAARAVDNGRLLAIMGTSTCHVVNGATLADVPGICGVVEDGIVAGSYGYEAGQSAVGDIFAWWLRQGVPADYLAEAEADGGDLHKLLTRKAAAQPVGAHGLVALDWMNGNRSTLVDHHLSGVIVGLTLATRPEEVYRALLEATAFGTRVIVEALERGGVPVTEFIVTGGLKKNALLMQIYADVLRRPVSVAESEQGPALGSAIHAAVAAGAYPDVRTASEAMGRLQQGAYRPDPAAADVYDRLFAEYRALHDHFGLGADKLLHRLRDIRNAALTTPSEAL; this is encoded by the coding sequence GTGACCGTCAATCCTGCCGCCCCCGAGCCGGACCGCTACGTCGTCGGCATCGACTTCGGCACCCTCTCCGGCCGCGCCGTGGTAGTCCGGGTGCGGGACGGCGAGGAGGTGGGCACCGCCGTCCACGACTACCCGCACGCCGTCATCGAGCGCTCACTGCCCGGCACCGGCCGGCCGCTCCCGCCCGACTGGGCGCTGCAGCACCCCGGGGACTGGCGCGAGGTGCTGCGCACCGCCGTGCCGGCCGCGGTCGCCGCCGCCGGCGTCGACCCGGCACAGGTCATCGGCATCGCCACCGACTTCACCGCCTGCACCGTCCTGCCGGTGCTCGCCGACGGCACCCCGCTCGCCGAGACGCCCGCCTGGGCGACCCGCCCGCACGCCTGGCCCAAGCTCTGGAAGCACCATGCCGCCCAGGGCCAGGCCGACCGGATCAACGCCCTGGCCCACGCCCGCGGCGAGAAGTGGATCTCCCGCTACGGCGGCCGGATCTCCGCCGAGTGGCAGTACGCCAAGGCCCTCCAGGTCCTGGAGGAGGACCCGGCGGTCTACGCCGCGACCGCCCGCTGGATCGAGGCCGCCGACTGGATCGTCTGGCAGCTCACCGGCGCCGAGAGCCGCAACACCTGCACGGCCGGCTACAAGGGCATCCACCAGGACGGGAGTTACCCGAGCGAGGACTACCTCGCCGCGCTCCACCCGGACTTCGCCGACTTCGCCCGCACCCGCCTGGAACACCCGCTCTCCCCGCTCGGCTCCCGGGTCGGCTCGCTCACCGCGCAGGCCGCCGAGTGGACCGGCCTGCCCGAGGGCATCGCGGTCGCCGCAGGCAACGTCGACGCCCACGTCGCCGCCCCGGCCGCCCGCGCCGTCGACAACGGCCGGCTCCTCGCCATCATGGGCACCTCCACCTGCCACGTCGTCAACGGGGCGACGCTCGCCGACGTCCCCGGCATCTGCGGCGTGGTCGAGGACGGCATCGTCGCCGGCTCCTACGGCTACGAGGCCGGCCAGAGCGCCGTCGGCGACATCTTCGCCTGGTGGCTGCGCCAGGGCGTGCCCGCCGACTACCTGGCCGAGGCCGAGGCCGACGGCGGGGACCTGCACAAGCTGCTCACCCGCAAGGCCGCCGCCCAACCCGTCGGCGCGCACGGCCTGGTGGCGCTCGACTGGATGAACGGCAACCGCTCCACCCTGGTCGACCACCACCTGTCCGGCGTGATCGTCGGCCTCACCCTGGCCACCCGCCCCGAGGAGGTCTACCGGGCCCTGCTGGAGGCCACCGCCTTCGGCACCCGCGTCATCGTGGAAGCCCTGGAGCGCGGCGGCGTCCCCGTCACCGAGTTCATCGTCACCGGCGGCCTCAAGAAGAACGCCCTGCTGATGCAGATCTACGCCGACGTGCTGCGCCGCCCGGTCTCCGTCGCCGAGTCGGAGCAGGGCCCCGCACTCGGCTCGGCGATCCACGCGGCCGTCGCCGCCGGGGCGTACCCCGACGTACGGACCGCGTCCGAGGCCATGGGCCGGCTGCAGCAGGGCGCCTACCGGCCCGACCCGGCCGCCGCCGACGTGTACGACCGGCTCTTCGCCGAGTACCGCGCCCTGCACGACCACTTCGGCCTCGGCGCCGACAAGCTCCTGCACCGCCTGCGTGACATCCGGAACGCCGCCCTCACCACCCCGAGCGAGGCCTTGTGA
- a CDS encoding L-ribulose-5-phosphate 4-epimerase: MNATEATIDLIRRQVSDLHQELVRYNLVVWTAGNVSARVPGEDLLVIKPSGVSYEELTPQNMIVCDLDGNVVEGEHAPSSDTAAHAYVYRHLPEVGGVVHTHSTYACAWAARGEAVPCVLTAMADEFGAEIPVGPFALIGDDSIGRGIVDTLKGHRSPAVLMQNHGVFTIGKDAKAAVKAAVMCEDVARTVHLSRQLGEPLPIAQADIDSLNFRYQNVYGQPQGR, translated from the coding sequence GTGAACGCGACCGAAGCGACCATCGACCTGATCCGCCGCCAGGTCAGCGACCTGCACCAGGAGCTGGTCCGCTACAACCTGGTGGTCTGGACCGCCGGCAACGTCTCCGCGCGCGTCCCCGGCGAGGACCTGCTGGTGATCAAGCCCAGCGGCGTCTCCTACGAGGAACTGACGCCGCAGAACATGATCGTCTGCGATCTGGACGGCAACGTCGTCGAGGGCGAACACGCGCCCTCCTCCGACACCGCCGCGCACGCCTACGTCTACCGCCACCTGCCCGAGGTCGGTGGAGTGGTCCACACCCACTCCACCTACGCCTGCGCCTGGGCGGCCCGCGGCGAGGCCGTCCCCTGCGTGCTCACCGCGATGGCCGACGAGTTCGGCGCCGAGATCCCGGTCGGCCCCTTCGCCCTGATCGGCGACGACTCGATCGGCCGGGGCATCGTGGACACCCTCAAGGGCCACCGCTCGCCCGCCGTCCTGATGCAGAACCACGGCGTGTTCACCATCGGCAAGGACGCCAAGGCCGCCGTGAAGGCCGCCGTGATGTGCGAGGACGTCGCCCGCACCGTCCACCTCTCCCGCCAGCTCGGCGAGCCCCTGCCGATCGCCCAGGCGGACATCGACAGCCTCAACTTCCGCTACCAGAACGTCTACGGCCAGCCCCAGGGCCGGTGA
- the araA gene encoding L-arabinose isomerase, protein MKKPLPGRRVWFLTGSQGLYGEDTLRQVAEQSQRIAEALNRDLLLPVEVVWKPVLTDAAAIRRICLDANSADDCIGLIAWMHTFSPAKMWIAGLDALQKPLLHLHTQADVELPWQTIDMDFMNLNQAAHGDREFGYIQSRLGVPRKTVAGHVSDPAVSGRVATWARAAVGRAELRDLKLARFGDNMRDVAVTEGDKVEAQLRFGVSVNTYGVNDLVAAVDATEDGDVTALVKEYEDRYRLVPELRAGGERHESLRYAARIELGLRGFLEQGGFRAFTTNFEDLGGLRQLPGLAVQRLMADGYGFGGEGDWKTATLLRTLKAAATGLPGGTSFMEDYTYHLEFGRELILGAHMLEVCPSIAAATPSCEIHPLSIGGREDPVRLVFDAEPGPAVVVGLADLGDRFRLVANEVDVVEPPAPLPNLPVARAVWKPRPDLHTSTEAWLTAGAPHHTVLSGALGVEELEDLAEMIGVELLVIDDDTNIRRFTKELRWNQAYHRLAQGL, encoded by the coding sequence ATGAAGAAGCCACTGCCCGGCCGCCGGGTCTGGTTCCTGACCGGCAGCCAAGGGCTCTACGGCGAGGACACGCTGCGCCAGGTCGCCGAGCAGTCCCAGCGGATCGCCGAAGCCCTGAACCGGGACCTCCTCCTGCCGGTCGAGGTCGTCTGGAAGCCCGTCCTCACCGACGCCGCGGCGATCCGCCGGATCTGCCTGGACGCCAACTCCGCCGACGACTGCATCGGCCTGATCGCCTGGATGCACACCTTCTCCCCGGCGAAGATGTGGATCGCCGGCCTGGACGCCCTGCAGAAGCCGCTGCTCCACCTGCACACCCAGGCCGATGTCGAACTGCCCTGGCAGACCATCGACATGGACTTCATGAACCTGAACCAGGCCGCCCACGGCGACCGCGAGTTCGGCTACATCCAGTCCCGCCTCGGCGTGCCCCGCAAGACCGTCGCCGGACACGTCAGCGACCCGGCCGTCTCCGGCCGGGTCGCCACCTGGGCCCGCGCCGCCGTCGGCCGCGCCGAACTGCGCGACCTCAAGCTCGCCCGCTTCGGCGACAACATGCGCGACGTCGCCGTCACCGAGGGCGACAAGGTCGAGGCCCAGCTGCGCTTCGGCGTCTCCGTCAACACCTACGGCGTCAACGACCTCGTCGCCGCCGTGGACGCGACGGAAGACGGCGACGTCACCGCACTGGTCAAGGAGTACGAGGACCGCTACCGCCTGGTGCCCGAGCTGCGGGCCGGCGGGGAGCGCCACGAGTCGCTGCGCTACGCCGCGCGGATCGAACTCGGCCTGCGCGGCTTCCTGGAGCAGGGCGGCTTCCGGGCCTTCACCACCAACTTCGAGGACCTCGGCGGACTGCGCCAGCTGCCCGGCCTCGCCGTGCAGCGGCTGATGGCCGACGGCTACGGCTTCGGCGGCGAGGGCGACTGGAAGACCGCCACCCTGCTGCGCACCCTCAAGGCGGCCGCCACCGGACTGCCCGGCGGCACCTCCTTCATGGAGGACTACACCTACCACCTGGAGTTCGGCCGCGAGCTGATCCTCGGCGCCCACATGCTGGAGGTCTGCCCGAGCATCGCCGCGGCCACCCCCTCCTGCGAGATCCACCCGCTCTCCATCGGCGGTCGCGAGGACCCGGTCCGGCTGGTCTTCGACGCCGAGCCCGGCCCCGCCGTGGTGGTCGGCCTGGCGGACCTCGGGGACCGCTTCCGGCTGGTCGCCAACGAGGTCGACGTGGTCGAGCCGCCGGCGCCGCTGCCCAACCTGCCCGTCGCGCGCGCCGTCTGGAAGCCGCGCCCGGACCTGCACACCTCCACCGAGGCCTGGCTGACGGCCGGCGCACCGCACCACACCGTGCTCTCCGGCGCGCTCGGGGTCGAGGAACTGGAGGACCTCGCCGAGATGATCGGCGTGGAACTGCTGGTGATCGACGACGACACGAACATCCGCCGGTTCACCAAGGAACTGCGCTGGAACCAGGCCTACCACCGGCTCGCCCAGGGCCTGTGA
- a CDS encoding aldose epimerase family protein encodes MPSDALVSPGELTVSQEVAATLPDGRTVTRWTIGSPEGLTAEVLDLGARLQALHTPDRHGRRANVVLGCDGVEDLLGEAAYLGATVGRYANRIADGRLPIDGTTHRLVTQPTGHTLHGGTDGFATRLWDGVPVREGRRAGVRLRLHSPDGDQGFPGALTAEVTYLLDPAGALWIGYRATTDAPTVVNLTNHAYFNLAGEGSGTVLDHLLRVEAPGYLPVDGELIPTGPVAPVADTPFDLREARRIGDLVDGPDPQLRQAGAGFDHNWVLDGNGFRRVAVLSHPASGRRVECLTTEPGLQVYTGNHFDGSLTGRSGRPYRAYAGIALETQHFPDSPNRPEYPSTVLRPGEEFRSTTVYCCSAE; translated from the coding sequence GTGCCGAGCGACGCACTCGTGTCCCCGGGCGAACTGACGGTCAGCCAGGAGGTCGCCGCCACCCTGCCGGACGGCCGGACCGTCACCCGCTGGACGATCGGCTCACCGGAGGGCCTGACGGCGGAGGTGCTCGACCTGGGCGCCCGCCTCCAGGCCCTGCACACGCCGGACCGGCACGGAAGGCGGGCGAACGTCGTCCTCGGCTGCGACGGCGTCGAGGACCTGCTCGGCGAGGCCGCCTACCTCGGCGCCACGGTCGGCCGCTACGCCAACCGGATCGCCGACGGCCGGCTGCCGATCGACGGGACGACGCACCGGCTGGTGACCCAGCCCACCGGCCACACCCTGCACGGCGGAACGGACGGCTTCGCCACCCGGCTCTGGGACGGAGTCCCCGTCCGGGAGGGCAGGCGGGCCGGAGTGCGCCTGCGGCTGCACAGCCCCGACGGCGACCAGGGCTTCCCCGGGGCGCTCACCGCCGAGGTGACGTACCTGCTCGACCCGGCCGGTGCGCTCTGGATCGGCTACCGGGCGACCACGGACGCCCCGACCGTCGTCAACCTCACCAACCACGCGTACTTCAACCTGGCCGGCGAGGGCAGCGGAACGGTGCTCGACCACCTGCTCCGGGTGGAGGCCCCCGGGTACCTGCCGGTCGACGGGGAGCTGATCCCGACCGGCCCGGTCGCCCCGGTCGCCGACACGCCCTTCGACCTGCGCGAGGCCCGGCGGATCGGAGACCTGGTCGACGGCCCGGACCCGCAGCTGCGCCAGGCCGGAGCGGGCTTCGACCACAACTGGGTGCTCGACGGGAACGGGTTCCGCAGGGTCGCCGTGCTGAGCCACCCGGCCAGCGGCCGGCGGGTGGAGTGCCTCACCACGGAACCGGGGCTGCAGGTCTACACCGGGAACCACTTCGACGGCTCGCTGACCGGCCGCTCCGGCCGCCCGTACCGGGCCTACGCGGGCATCGCGCTGGAGACACAGCACTTCCCGGACTCGCCCAACCGCCCCGAGTACCCCTCCACCGTCCTGCGCCCGGGGGAGGAGTTCCGCTCGACGACGGTCTACTGCTGCTCGGCGGAGTAG
- the xylA gene encoding xylose isomerase: protein MSSDPLVPTPAHKFTFGLWTVGWQGRDPFGDATRPALDPVETVQRLAGLGAYGVTFHDDDLIPFGADDATREETVKRFRAALDAAGLKVPMATTNLFTHPVFKDGAFTANDRDVRRYALRKTIRNIDLAAELGASVYVAWGGREGAESGAAKDVRTALDRLKEAFDLFGEYVEQQGYDLRFAIEPKPNEPRGDILLPTVGHALAFINALERPERVGLNPEVGHEQMAGLNFPHGIAQALWHDKLFHIDLNGQSGIKYDQDLRFGAGDLRQAFWLVDLLESAGYDGPRHFDFKPPRTEDFDGVWASAAGCMRNYLLLAERSRAFRADPEVQAALAASRLPELALPTAGDGLAGLLADRSAFEEFDVEATARRGMAFEQLDQLALEHLLGAR from the coding sequence ATGTCCAGCGACCCGCTCGTCCCCACCCCCGCGCACAAGTTCACCTTCGGCCTGTGGACCGTCGGCTGGCAGGGGCGCGACCCCTTCGGCGACGCGACCCGTCCCGCCCTCGACCCGGTCGAGACCGTGCAGCGGCTCGCCGGGCTCGGCGCTTACGGCGTCACCTTCCACGACGACGACCTGATCCCCTTCGGCGCGGACGACGCCACCCGCGAGGAGACCGTCAAGCGCTTCCGCGCCGCGCTGGACGCCGCCGGGCTGAAGGTCCCGATGGCGACCACCAACCTGTTCACCCACCCCGTCTTCAAGGACGGCGCCTTCACCGCCAACGACCGCGACGTGCGCCGCTACGCGCTGCGCAAGACCATCCGCAACATCGACCTGGCCGCGGAGCTCGGCGCCTCCGTCTACGTGGCCTGGGGCGGTCGCGAGGGCGCGGAGTCCGGCGCCGCCAAGGACGTGCGCACCGCGCTGGACCGGCTGAAGGAGGCCTTCGACCTGTTCGGCGAGTACGTCGAGCAGCAGGGCTACGACCTGCGGTTCGCGATCGAGCCCAAGCCCAACGAGCCGCGCGGCGACATCCTGCTGCCCACCGTCGGCCACGCCCTGGCGTTCATCAACGCGTTGGAGCGGCCCGAGCGGGTCGGCCTCAACCCGGAGGTGGGCCACGAGCAGATGGCCGGGCTCAACTTCCCGCACGGCATCGCCCAGGCCCTGTGGCACGACAAGCTGTTCCACATCGACCTCAACGGCCAGTCCGGCATCAAGTACGACCAGGACCTGCGCTTCGGCGCGGGAGACCTCCGGCAGGCCTTCTGGCTGGTCGACCTGCTGGAGTCGGCCGGCTACGACGGCCCGCGCCACTTCGACTTCAAGCCGCCGCGCACCGAGGACTTCGACGGCGTCTGGGCCTCGGCGGCCGGCTGCATGCGCAACTACCTGCTGCTGGCCGAGCGCTCGCGCGCCTTCCGGGCCGACCCGGAGGTGCAGGCCGCCCTCGCCGCCTCCCGGCTGCCCGAACTGGCCCTGCCCACGGCCGGGGACGGCCTGGCCGGCCTGCTCGCCGACCGTTCCGCCTTCGAGGAGTTCGACGTCGAGGCCACCGCCCGGCGCGGCATGGCCTTCGAGCAGCTGGACCAGCTCGCCCTCGAACACCTCCTCGGCGCGCGCTGA
- the xylB gene encoding xylulokinase: MAEQRVVIGVDSSTQSTKALAVDLDTGAVLGEGRAPHTVSEGAGRESDPEQWWRAFEEATAATGWAGRAAAVSIGGQQHGLVTLDATGAPVRPALLWNDVRSAPQAAELRAAIGAAELADRTGSVPTAAFTAPKWAWLRAHEPAAAERVTAVRLPHDFLTERLTGEAVTDRGDASGTGWWGPDGYDKDVLDRIGLDPALLPQVRTPGAPAGAVRPGTALRPGIPVAAGTGDNMAAALGLGLRPGQPVLSLGTSGTVYAVGRKRPTDPSGTVAGFADALGGWLPLACTLNCTLAVDRFAALLGRGREEVEDGGTVVVLPYLDGERTPDLPGASGLIHGLRHDTTPGQLLQAAYDGAAHALLAALDGVLRAGGTDPAGDEPLLLIGGGARGRTWQRTVLRLSGRAVRVPDARELVALGAAAQAAALLTGEPADAVARRWRTADGPVLEPVARDAAALERIGDTLRRAGALQGAPAGDR, encoded by the coding sequence ATGGCTGAGCAGCGTGTCGTGATCGGCGTCGACAGCTCGACCCAGTCCACCAAGGCCCTCGCCGTCGATCTCGACACGGGCGCGGTCCTGGGCGAGGGCCGCGCCCCGCACACCGTCAGCGAGGGAGCCGGCCGGGAGAGCGACCCGGAGCAGTGGTGGCGGGCGTTCGAGGAGGCCACCGCGGCGACGGGCTGGGCCGGGCGCGCGGCCGCCGTCTCGATCGGCGGCCAGCAGCACGGGCTGGTCACCCTCGACGCGACCGGCGCACCCGTCCGCCCCGCCCTGCTCTGGAACGACGTCCGCTCCGCCCCCCAGGCCGCCGAGCTGCGGGCCGCCATCGGCGCGGCGGAACTCGCCGACCGCACCGGCAGCGTCCCCACCGCCGCCTTCACCGCCCCCAAGTGGGCCTGGCTGCGCGCCCACGAGCCCGCCGCCGCCGAGCGCGTCACCGCCGTCCGCCTGCCGCACGACTTCCTCACCGAACGGCTGACCGGAGAGGCCGTCACCGACCGGGGCGACGCCTCCGGAACCGGCTGGTGGGGGCCGGACGGCTACGACAAGGACGTCCTCGACCGCATCGGCCTCGACCCGGCCCTGCTCCCGCAGGTCCGCACGCCGGGCGCGCCGGCCGGCGCCGTCCGCCCGGGGACGGCGCTGCGCCCGGGGATCCCGGTGGCCGCCGGAACCGGCGACAACATGGCCGCCGCCCTCGGGCTGGGCCTGCGGCCCGGGCAGCCGGTGCTCAGCCTCGGCACCTCCGGGACGGTCTACGCCGTCGGCCGGAAGCGGCCGACGGACCCGAGCGGCACCGTCGCGGGCTTCGCCGACGCCCTCGGCGGCTGGCTGCCGCTCGCCTGCACGCTCAACTGCACCCTCGCCGTCGACCGCTTCGCCGCCCTGCTCGGACGCGGGCGCGAGGAGGTCGAGGACGGCGGCACCGTCGTCGTCCTGCCCTACCTGGACGGCGAGCGCACCCCGGACCTCCCGGGCGCCTCCGGCCTGATCCACGGGCTGCGCCACGACACCACCCCCGGACAGCTGCTCCAGGCCGCCTACGACGGCGCCGCCCACGCCCTGCTCGCCGCCCTGGACGGCGTGCTGCGCGCGGGCGGCACGGACCCGGCGGGCGACGAACCGCTGCTGCTGATCGGCGGCGGCGCCCGCGGCCGCACCTGGCAGCGGACCGTGCTGCGGCTCTCCGGCCGGGCCGTCCGGGTGCCCGACGCCCGGGAACTGGTCGCGCTCGGCGCCGCCGCCCAGGCCGCCGCCCTGCTCACCGGCGAGCCCGCCGACGCGGTGGCACGCCGTTGGCGCACCGCCGACGGCCCGGTGCTGGAGCCCGTGGCCCGGGACGCGGCCGCGCTCGAACGGATCGGCGATACCCTGCGTCGGGCCGGGGCCTTGCAGGGAGCTCCGGCCGGGGACCGGTAG
- a CDS encoding ROK family transcriptional regulator — translation MRRRNLSVVLGAVSAHDPLARPLSRADVAGRVGLTRAAVSSLVDELIGRGALTEAETAPDGRVGRPGRALSVRDRGPAGLGLEIGVTHLGACVVDLRGEPRVWRRVDRANAGRPAGQVLAETAALAAEAEAEARDLGLRVEGRVLAVPGVVPNGPAGRVERAPNLGWHTVGIADHWPDPCTVPEPENEANLGALAEYWNAEQAEQTFVHVSADAGIGAALVIDGRLFRGARGFAGELGHVPVHPDGVRCACGARGCLEQYAGQAAVLREAGLAQHGPGAAGPAEAGDPVALLADRAAAGHAPTLAALDRAGRALGLALASAVDLIDPDGLVLGGTYAELAEWLLPPVRAELGERVTVRPWAPEALRPSALGRRGPVLGAAQTTVRRIMADPTLLPVG, via the coding sequence ATGCGGCGGCGCAACCTCTCGGTGGTCCTCGGCGCGGTCAGCGCTCACGACCCGCTCGCCCGGCCGCTGTCCCGCGCCGACGTCGCCGGCCGGGTCGGACTGACCAGGGCGGCCGTCTCCTCGCTGGTCGACGAACTGATCGGACGGGGTGCGCTGACCGAGGCGGAGACCGCGCCCGACGGACGGGTCGGCCGCCCCGGGCGTGCGCTGTCGGTGCGCGACCGGGGCCCGGCTGGCCTCGGTCTGGAGATCGGCGTCACGCACCTCGGCGCGTGCGTCGTGGACCTGCGCGGCGAACCCCGGGTGTGGCGCCGGGTGGACCGGGCCAACGCCGGCCGACCGGCAGGGCAGGTCCTGGCGGAGACCGCCGCCCTGGCCGCCGAGGCGGAGGCCGAGGCCCGCGACCTCGGACTGCGTGTCGAGGGCCGGGTCCTGGCCGTGCCCGGGGTGGTGCCGAACGGACCGGCCGGGCGGGTCGAACGCGCACCCAACCTCGGCTGGCACACCGTCGGCATCGCCGACCACTGGCCCGACCCGTGCACCGTGCCCGAGCCGGAGAACGAGGCCAATCTCGGGGCGCTGGCCGAGTACTGGAACGCCGAGCAGGCCGAGCAGACCTTCGTGCACGTCTCCGCGGACGCCGGGATCGGGGCCGCCCTGGTCATCGACGGGCGGTTGTTCCGCGGCGCCCGCGGCTTCGCCGGCGAGCTCGGCCACGTCCCCGTCCATCCGGACGGCGTCCGGTGCGCCTGCGGCGCGCGCGGCTGCCTGGAGCAGTACGCGGGCCAGGCGGCCGTGCTGCGCGAGGCCGGCCTCGCGCAGCACGGCCCGGGCGCGGCCGGTCCCGCGGAGGCCGGCGACCCGGTCGCCCTGCTGGCCGATCGGGCCGCCGCCGGACATGCGCCGACCCTGGCGGCGCTGGACCGCGCGGGCCGGGCCCTGGGCCTCGCCCTCGCCTCCGCCGTCGACCTCATCGACCCGGACGGCCTCGTCCTCGGCGGCACCTACGCCGAACTGGCCGAGTGGCTGCTGCCGCCGGTCCGGGCCGAACTCGGCGAGCGGGTCACCGTCCGGCCCTGGGCGCCGGAGGCGCTGCGCCCGTCCGCCCTGGGTCGGCGCGGGCCCGTGCTGGGCGCGGCGCAGACCACGGTCCGCCGGATCATGGCGGACCCCACGCTGCTGCCGGTCGGCTGA